The Helicobacter mustelae genome has a segment encoding these proteins:
- a CDS encoding class I SAM-dependent methyltransferase, which translates to MLADKIRWEERYKSSKMPTQPSSILVEFLPKLPKGRVLDIACGNGRNLHLLAENGFFCEGIDISQTALQGLHHQNIRTHCLDLDSYALKQNYYSVILNFYFLDRAILAQIPLALQKGGMMLLETFIEDETLQNSISPHKILKQGEMEANFEGFRILHNVQKTIPHKNGQDAKILTFVAQKC; encoded by the coding sequence ATGCTAGCAGATAAAATCCGTTGGGAAGAGCGCTACAAAAGCTCTAAAATGCCCACACAGCCAAGCTCCATCCTTGTAGAATTTTTGCCAAAGCTGCCCAAGGGAAGGGTTTTAGACATTGCCTGTGGGAATGGCAGAAACCTGCATCTTTTAGCAGAAAATGGATTTTTTTGCGAAGGAATTGACATCTCCCAAACCGCACTACAAGGCCTGCATCATCAAAATATCCGCACCCATTGCCTGGATCTAGACTCCTATGCATTGAAGCAGAATTATTATTCTGTAATCTTGAATTTTTATTTTTTAGACCGCGCGATCTTGGCCCAAATCCCCCTAGCACTCCAAAAAGGAGGCATGATGCTGCTAGAGACATTCATAGAAGATGAGACATTGCAAAATAGCATCTCGCCCCACAAAATCCTAAAACAAGGAGAAATGGAGGCGAATTTTGAGGGATTTAGAATCTTGCACAATGTCCAAAAAACCATCCCGCATAAGAATGGCCAAGATGCAAAAATCCTAACATTTGTAGCACAGAAATGCTAG
- a CDS encoding MATE family efflux transporter encodes MLGEKPLHLNPALKHRLKKIIALALPSGINSFLDIFNIAIVLYFISDFGDLEVLAVGISLNYLILFFAIHAIFYVGTNAQISRYFGAKEYDKIRAVFLSVCTGGLLIAMPMIYVGRIGAGIFLDWMGMGQEVSKMALDYTNIIIYALPSIMLKNIIISSLAGIGNTYLPLFIRLFNTILGFFLNYICIFGMEGLGIEGRGMLGAGIANLIIAYFEILIFFIVLYFRTHFLDCLTLQKKYFFKALRIGIPSGIERFLTIFSIILTGKLIANYGDLVLAGSQIGARIEAFSFMPGFGFMIAAMVLMGQNLGANKAKLAGLYIRTILGFSSIVMGISGILLVYFSRDFSKIFSANEVVLQNAVYYLFAVGLSQIPMICCFVFDGALRGAGITKITLAINTISIWVGRILPMSLVVWLGGDILWIFAIIFTETYIRAIIFYLVFRTGIWRRAGSEI; translated from the coding sequence ATGCTAGGAGAAAAGCCCCTGCACCTCAATCCTGCGCTAAAACATCGCCTCAAAAAAATCATTGCCCTAGCCCTGCCCTCTGGCATCAATTCTTTTCTGGATATTTTCAACATCGCCATTGTCCTCTATTTCATCAGCGATTTTGGAGACTTGGAGGTGTTGGCAGTGGGGATTTCTCTGAATTATCTCATTTTATTTTTTGCCATTCATGCCATCTTTTATGTGGGCACCAATGCACAGATCTCACGCTACTTTGGAGCCAAGGAATATGACAAAATCCGTGCAGTATTTTTGAGTGTATGCACAGGTGGACTGCTCATCGCCATGCCCATGATTTATGTGGGCAGGATTGGGGCAGGGATCTTTTTGGATTGGATGGGGATGGGGCAGGAAGTGAGCAAGATGGCGCTAGACTACACCAATATCATCATTTACGCCCTGCCCTCCATCATGCTAAAAAACATCATCATCTCTTCACTCGCTGGCATTGGCAACACTTACCTCCCGCTTTTCATCCGTCTTTTCAACACAATATTGGGTTTTTTTCTCAACTACATCTGCATCTTTGGGATGGAGGGTCTGGGCATTGAGGGTAGAGGGATGCTGGGAGCGGGCATTGCAAACCTCATCATTGCATATTTTGAGATTTTAATTTTTTTCATCGTGCTTTATTTTCGCACCCATTTTCTAGACTGCCTAACACTCCAAAAAAAATATTTTTTCAAAGCCCTGCGCATTGGCATCCCCTCAGGGATTGAGCGATTTTTGACCATTTTTTCCATCATCCTCACAGGCAAGCTCATCGCAAATTATGGAGACTTGGTGTTAGCGGGCTCACAGATTGGGGCGCGAATTGAAGCCTTTTCCTTCATGCCGGGATTTGGATTCATGATCGCAGCCATGGTGCTAATGGGGCAGAATTTGGGGGCCAACAAAGCAAAACTCGCAGGCCTTTATATCCGCACGATCCTGGGATTTTCTAGCATCGTTATGGGGATTTCTGGGATCCTCTTGGTGTATTTCTCTAGAGATTTTTCCAAAATCTTCTCTGCTAATGAAGTGGTGCTACAAAATGCTGTGTATTATCTCTTTGCTGTGGGACTTTCACAAATCCCCATGATCTGCTGCTTTGTCTTTGATGGAGCGCTGCGTGGAGCAGGGATCACAAAAATCACGCTAGCTATCAACACCATCAGCATTTGGGTGGGTAGGATTTTACCCATGAGTCTGGTAGTGTGGCTGGGAGGGGATATTTTGTGGATTTTTGCCATCATTTTCACAGAGACCTATATCCGTGCCATCATCTTTTATCTGGTATTTCGCACAGGAATCTGGCGCAGAGCCGGTAGCGAAATCTAG
- a CDS encoding fumarate reductase cytochrome b subunit, whose protein sequence is MQDNKIIEGYLGITQERKHSRLPAKLDYLQSATGLFLGIFMIAHMFFVSSILLGQEAMYKVTKFFEGSMFFSENQPMLVSIVAVIVIIAFVTHAFLALRKFPINYRQFKILRTHKHLMKHSDTSLWFVQAGTGFALFFLASVHLFVVLTQPDTIGPNTSAYRFVHQHFWILYIVLLFAVELHGSIGLYRLCIKWGWFEKLGLKNLRAIKWVMSVFFIVLGLLSFAAYVKIGLHQEKKSIEYYKMVDDQMYGKESK, encoded by the coding sequence ATGCAAGACAATAAAATCATAGAGGGTTATCTTGGCATAACTCAAGAAAGGAAGCACAGTCGCTTGCCCGCTAAACTGGATTATTTGCAAAGCGCGACGGGATTGTTTTTGGGCATTTTCATGATCGCGCATATGTTTTTTGTTTCAAGCATTCTTTTGGGACAAGAAGCGATGTATAAGGTTACCAAATTCTTTGAAGGTAGTATGTTTTTTTCAGAGAATCAGCCCATGCTTGTAAGCATTGTAGCAGTAATCGTAATTATTGCATTTGTAACTCACGCATTCTTAGCATTACGAAAATTTCCCATCAATTACCGTCAATTCAAAATACTAAGGACACATAAGCATCTCATGAAGCACAGCGACACGAGTCTGTGGTTTGTGCAAGCAGGCACTGGCTTTGCGTTATTTTTCCTCGCGAGTGTGCATCTCTTTGTCGTTCTCACCCAGCCAGATACCATCGGCCCCAATACTTCTGCCTATCGCTTTGTGCATCAACATTTTTGGATTCTTTATATCGTATTGCTCTTTGCTGTAGAACTCCATGGATCCATTGGGCTTTATCGTCTTTGCATTAAATGGGGTTGGTTTGAAAAACTTGGATTAAAAAACCTACGCGCCATCAAATGGGTAATGAGCGTGTTTTTTATCGTGCTTGGGCTTTTGAGCTTTGCTGCGTATGTCAAAATCGGATTACATCAAGAAAAAAAGTCGATTGAGTATTACAAAATGGTTGATGATCAAATGTATGGAAAGGAGAGTAAATGA
- a CDS encoding fumarate reductase flavoprotein subunit, with product MKIAYCDALIVGGGLAGLRASIAARRKGLNTVVLSLVPVRRSHSAAAQGGMQASLGNGKMSQGDNEDLHFMDTVKGSDWGCDQKVARMFVTTAPKAIRELASFGVPWTRIKAGDRDAVINGEHVTITEEKEREGYIQSRDFGGTKKWRTCFTADATGHTMLYAVANEAYKHGVDIQDRKEVLALIHENNHCYGAVVRNLISGEISAYVSKGTLLATGGYGRIYANTTNAVICEGIGIAVALETGIAKLGNMEAVQFHPTCLVPSGILMTEGCRGDGGVLRDKDGYRFMPDYEPEKKELASRDVVSRRILEHIKSGKGVDSPYGKHVWLDIAILGRAHIEKNLRDVQDIAKTFAGLDPAEKWVPIRPMQHYSMGGVRTNHKGETHLKGLFCAGEASCWDLHGFNRLGGNSVSEAAVAGMIIGGYFAQHCESAELNVSTQTIQNFITKQENYLQSLINNNGDQDVYAIKNKMKEIMDDKVGVFRNGKELAEAVEELEELYKKSKHIHVKNKKLHSNPELEDTYRVPKMLKLALCVAKGALERTESRGAHTRIDFPKRDDANWLKRTLASWSNPEQTTPTIEYEDLDVMSMEITPDWRGYGAKGNFIPHPDKEKRDAEIAAITKENEEKGGDRYTLQEALMPFELHPEYKVKNKRLGDKS from the coding sequence ATGAAGATTGCATATTGTGATGCACTAATTGTTGGGGGTGGACTCGCAGGGCTTAGAGCCTCTATAGCTGCAAGAAGAAAGGGGTTAAACACCGTTGTATTGAGCCTAGTGCCTGTTCGCAGAAGTCACTCTGCTGCTGCACAGGGTGGCATGCAAGCAAGTCTTGGCAATGGAAAAATGAGCCAAGGAGATAATGAAGATCTGCATTTCATGGACACAGTCAAGGGGAGTGATTGGGGTTGTGATCAAAAGGTCGCGCGTATGTTTGTCACCACTGCGCCAAAGGCCATTCGCGAGCTTGCAAGCTTTGGAGTGCCTTGGACAAGAATCAAAGCTGGGGATAGGGATGCTGTCATCAATGGAGAGCATGTGACCATCACAGAGGAAAAGGAACGCGAGGGCTATATCCAAAGCAGGGATTTTGGTGGGACAAAAAAATGGAGGACCTGCTTTACTGCTGATGCAACAGGGCATACGATGCTCTATGCAGTGGCCAATGAAGCCTATAAGCATGGAGTAGACATCCAGGATCGCAAAGAAGTGCTTGCGCTGATTCATGAAAATAATCACTGCTATGGTGCAGTGGTGCGCAATCTTATTAGCGGGGAGATTTCTGCCTATGTTTCTAAGGGCACACTACTTGCTACAGGAGGCTATGGCAGAATCTATGCCAACACCACAAATGCCGTGATTTGCGAGGGAATTGGGATTGCCGTGGCACTAGAGACTGGGATTGCCAAGCTTGGGAATATGGAAGCGGTGCAGTTTCACCCTACCTGTCTTGTGCCAAGTGGTATTTTGATGACAGAGGGCTGTCGAGGTGATGGCGGTGTGCTCAGAGACAAAGATGGCTATCGCTTCATGCCTGATTATGAACCCGAAAAAAAAGAGCTTGCCAGCCGCGATGTAGTAAGCCGAAGAATCTTAGAGCATATCAAAAGCGGCAAGGGTGTGGACTCTCCCTATGGTAAGCACGTATGGCTAGATATTGCCATCCTTGGGCGTGCGCATATCGAAAAAAATCTGCGGGATGTCCAAGACATCGCCAAAACTTTTGCAGGGCTAGATCCTGCAGAGAAATGGGTTCCCATCCGCCCAATGCAGCACTATTCTATGGGAGGCGTGCGCACCAATCACAAAGGAGAGACTCACCTCAAGGGACTCTTTTGTGCGGGCGAGGCAAGCTGCTGGGATCTACATGGATTCAATCGCTTGGGAGGAAACTCTGTGAGCGAGGCAGCGGTGGCTGGGATGATCATCGGGGGATATTTTGCACAGCATTGCGAAAGCGCAGAGCTCAATGTCTCCACACAGACGATTCAAAATTTCATCACAAAGCAAGAAAACTATCTCCAATCCCTCATCAACAACAATGGTGACCAAGATGTCTATGCCATCAAAAACAAAATGAAAGAAATCATGGATGATAAAGTTGGCGTATTTAGAAATGGCAAGGAATTGGCAGAGGCAGTGGAAGAACTCGAGGAACTCTACAAAAAAAGCAAGCACATCCATGTAAAAAACAAAAAACTCCACAGCAATCCAGAGCTAGAGGATACTTATCGTGTCCCCAAAATGCTAAAACTTGCACTCTGTGTGGCCAAAGGAGCGCTAGAGCGCACAGAATCCAGAGGCGCACATACTCGAATCGACTTCCCCAAAAGAGATGATGCCAACTGGCTCAAAAGAACACTGGCCTCTTGGAGTAATCCAGAGCAAACAACACCCACCATCGAATATGAAGACCTAGATGTCATGAGCATGGAGATCACTCCTGATTGGAGGGGATATGGTGCCAAGGGCAATTTCATCCCCCATCCTGACAAAGAAAAGCGCGATGCAGAGATTGCTGCAATCACCAAAGAAAATGAAGAAAAAGGCGGCGATCGCTACACCCTGCAAGAAGCATTGATGCCCTTTGAACTGCACCCAGAATACAAAGTAAAAAATAAAAGACTAGGAGACAAATCATGA
- a CDS encoding fumarate reductase iron-sulfur subunit produces MSSPQTEGRIITIRVLKFDPQSAVSKPHFKEYQLQEAHSMTIFIALGMIREKFDPDLSFDFVCRAGICGSCGMMINGRPRLACKTLTQDFPDGVITLMPLPAFKLIKDLSVNTGEWFAGMTKKVESWIHSNTTIDISKVEEKIDPDVAQEVFELDRCIECGCCIASCATKLMREDFVGAAGMNRIVRFMIDPHDKRSDEDFYELVGNDDGVFGCMSLIACHDTCPKDLPLQSKIAYLRRKMIQVGMKG; encoded by the coding sequence ATGAGCAGCCCACAAACAGAAGGAAGAATCATCACCATTAGAGTTTTGAAGTTTGATCCACAAAGCGCGGTTTCCAAGCCACATTTCAAAGAATACCAGCTCCAAGAAGCGCATTCCATGACCATTTTCATTGCCCTTGGCATGATTCGAGAGAAATTTGATCCTGATTTGAGTTTTGATTTTGTGTGTCGTGCGGGGATTTGCGGAAGCTGTGGGATGATGATCAATGGACGTCCACGCCTAGCATGCAAAACCCTTACCCAAGATTTTCCCGATGGCGTGATCACCCTCATGCCACTCCCTGCCTTTAAGCTCATTAAAGATTTGAGCGTGAATACAGGGGAGTGGTTTGCAGGAATGACAAAAAAAGTAGAGAGCTGGATTCACAGCAATACCACCATCGACATCAGCAAGGTCGAAGAAAAAATCGACCCAGATGTCGCACAAGAGGTGTTTGAGCTAGATCGCTGTATTGAGTGTGGTTGCTGCATCGCAAGCTGTGCAACCAAGCTCATGCGCGAGGATTTCGTGGGTGCTGCGGGGATGAATCGAATCGTACGCTTCATGATCGATCCTCATGATAAGAGAAGTGATGAAGACTTCTATGAACTCGTGGGCAATGATGATGGGGTATTTGGCTGCATGAGTCTCATCGCCTGCCATGATACTTGCCCCAAAGATCTACCACTGCAGAGTAAAATCGCCTACCTGCGAAGAAAAATGATCCAAGTGGGAATGAAGGGATGA
- a CDS encoding methionine ABC transporter ATP-binding protein has protein sequence MIRLRNIQKIYPNGFCAIKNLNLEIHKGDIFGIIGYSGAGKSTLIRLINRLEEPTSGEVLIDGVNILGLNAKALQKERQKIGMIFQHFNLLSSMNVYHNVAFALKIAKWQDKDIHARVLELLELVGLSDKKDFYPSQLSGGQKQRVAIARALANHPKILLCDEATSALDTKTTQSILQLLKDIHNKLKITIILITHQIEVVRSICNKVCVIDRGDIIEQGDIGRVLTHPTHAITHELIASMPHKSDADLYKHIPESSNLYELIFVGRQKDIPIISDTITKHQVCINIHFADFDYLNDEAFGRMIVGIEGANSKDAIAYIQSHNIEIKTFYKEEKC, from the coding sequence TTGATAAGACTAAGAAATATTCAAAAAATCTATCCCAATGGTTTTTGTGCGATCAAAAACCTTAATCTTGAGATTCACAAAGGCGATATTTTTGGGATTATTGGCTATTCTGGAGCGGGAAAATCCACACTAATCCGCCTCATCAATCGATTAGAGGAGCCCACAAGTGGCGAGGTGCTAATTGATGGGGTGAACATCCTTGGCCTCAATGCCAAGGCCTTGCAAAAAGAGCGCCAGAAAATCGGAATGATTTTCCAGCATTTTAATCTACTCTCCTCCATGAATGTCTATCATAATGTGGCATTTGCACTCAAGATCGCCAAGTGGCAGGACAAGGACATCCATGCGCGCGTGCTAGAACTCCTAGAGCTCGTGGGACTCTCTGATAAAAAGGACTTCTACCCCAGTCAACTCAGCGGTGGACAAAAGCAGCGTGTGGCTATTGCAAGAGCCCTTGCCAATCATCCAAAGATTTTGCTATGCGATGAAGCCACTAGCGCGCTAGACACCAAGACCACCCAGTCCATTTTGCAATTGCTCAAAGACATCCACAATAAACTAAAAATTACCATTATTTTAATCACCCACCAAATCGAAGTGGTCCGCAGCATCTGCAACAAGGTCTGCGTAATTGATAGGGGAGACATCATCGAGCAAGGAGACATAGGCAGGGTCCTCACCCATCCCACCCACGCCATCACTCACGAACTCATTGCTTCTATGCCACACAAGAGCGATGCGGATCTCTACAAACACATCCCAGAATCCAGCAATCTCTACGAATTGATCTTCGTGGGCAGACAAAAGGATATACCCATCATTTCAGACACTATCACAAAGCATCAAGTTTGCATCAACATCCATTTTGCGGATTTTGACTACCTCAATGATGAGGCATTTGGCAGGATGATCGTGGGGATAGAGGGGGCAAATTCAAAAGATGCCATTGCCTATATCCAATCTCATAACATCGAAATCAAAACTTTTTATAAGGAGGAGAAATGCTAG
- a CDS encoding methionine ABC transporter permease yields the protein MLGTLLQSTLDTLIMVFFSSFFAVIFGLPLGIFLFITQRDSLLPMPKTNKVLGTIVNVVRSFPFIILIVLLLPLSRLLIGTSIGVGAAIISLSTAAIPFIARMFEGALGEINKGLIEAAISMGANKFTIVKMILLETLPSLIHVFVIAVISIIGYSAMAGAVGAGGLGDLAIRIGYQSNQPDVMLYTVLVIIAMVQIIQSIGDFITKRLRKYR from the coding sequence ATGCTAGGAACATTATTGCAAAGCACGCTTGATACTCTCATCATGGTGTTTTTTTCTTCATTTTTTGCAGTCATTTTTGGATTACCGCTGGGGATTTTTTTGTTTATCACGCAAAGGGACTCCCTTTTGCCCATGCCAAAAACCAACAAGGTCTTAGGGACGATCGTCAATGTTGTGCGCTCCTTTCCCTTCATCATTCTCATTGTGTTGCTATTGCCGCTATCACGCCTTCTCATCGGCACGAGCATCGGAGTGGGTGCTGCAATCATCTCTCTTTCTACAGCAGCCATCCCATTTATTGCCAGGATGTTTGAGGGAGCATTAGGAGAGATTAACAAAGGCTTAATTGAGGCAGCCATCAGCATGGGGGCGAATAAATTTACCATTGTCAAGATGATTTTACTAGAAACGCTTCCTTCTTTGATTCATGTTTTTGTTATTGCAGTAATTTCTATTATTGGCTATTCTGCAATGGCGGGAGCAGTTGGCGCAGGAGGCCTGGGAGATCTAGCCATCCGCATCGGCTACCAGTCCAATCAACCTGATGTCATGCTCTATACCGTACTTGTGATCATTGCGATGGTGCAAATCATACAGAGCATTGGAGATTTTATCACCAAGCGACTCAGAAAATACAGATGA
- a CDS encoding MetQ/NlpA family ABC transporter substrate-binding protein has product MKVFKFFLLLVALTFAACNNNQAPKNILRVGATPVPHAEVLEFIKPQLARKGISLEVVVFNDYITPNTALNDKSIDANLFQHLPFLQKQIADRKYDLVASGPILLVPLGIYSNKIHNLDELGQNDVVSIPNDPSNLARALILLDSLHIIKLIDPNNLNATEQDIIENPKKLKLVPLEAPMLAQSLKDVVISIVPGNFSLQAKLQDPLAQESRDNPYPNVVATRRDNQNDPKIKALLEALHSKETRDHIQSYYKGAVLVY; this is encoded by the coding sequence ATGAAAGTATTTAAGTTCTTTTTGTTGCTAGTAGCGCTTACCTTTGCAGCCTGCAACAACAACCAAGCACCAAAAAACATCCTAAGAGTCGGAGCTACGCCTGTGCCGCATGCAGAGGTTTTGGAATTCATCAAACCCCAGCTTGCAAGGAAGGGGATCTCATTAGAGGTCGTGGTATTTAATGACTACATCACTCCCAACACCGCACTCAATGACAAATCCATTGATGCCAATCTCTTCCAGCACCTGCCATTTTTGCAAAAACAAATCGCTGATAGAAAATATGATCTCGTCGCCTCTGGACCAATCTTGCTCGTCCCACTGGGCATCTATAGCAACAAAATCCATAACCTTGATGAGCTAGGGCAAAATGATGTGGTGAGCATCCCCAATGATCCCAGCAATCTGGCACGTGCATTAATCTTGCTAGATAGCCTCCATATCATCAAACTCATAGATCCTAACAATCTCAATGCCACAGAGCAAGACATCATAGAAAATCCCAAAAAGCTAAAGCTCGTTCCCCTAGAGGCCCCTATGCTAGCCCAATCACTCAAAGATGTAGTCATCAGCATCGTGCCAGGGAATTTTTCCCTGCAAGCAAAATTACAAGATCCGCTCGCTCAGGAATCCAGAGACAATCCCTATCCCAATGTGGTCGCAACAAGGAGGGACAATCAAAATGATCCCAAGATTAAAGCGCTGCTTGAAGCCCTGCACAGCAAGGAGACTAGAGATCACATCCAGTCATACTACAAAGGCGCTGTTTTAGTTTATTAA
- a CDS encoding MetQ/NlpA family ABC transporter substrate-binding protein: protein MKSFYKILFTVFSIAFLLGCKNSDKEHVIIIGASPVPHAQILEHVKPELKKLGYDLQIRSYTDYVTPNEALLDGSLDANFFQHVPFLEAFNKSRKSDLQSAGKVHIEPLSIYSAQIKNLDELKENDAILIPNDPSNLARALILLDSLNVIKLKDPSNLNTTEQDIIENPKNLKIVPLEAALLADNLHDKKARAIVINGNYALQKGLKDPIAQEGEKSPYANVIATQKKNVNSPKIQALLKALHSKDTRDFILKQYKGEVIPVF, encoded by the coding sequence ATGAAATCTTTTTACAAAATTCTTTTTACTGTTTTTAGCATTGCTTTTTTGCTAGGTTGCAAGAACTCTGATAAAGAGCATGTCATCATCATCGGTGCCTCTCCTGTGCCGCATGCACAGATTTTAGAGCATGTCAAACCAGAGCTAAAAAAGCTCGGATATGACTTGCAGATTCGCTCCTACACAGATTATGTCACCCCAAATGAAGCGCTGCTAGATGGATCGCTGGATGCGAATTTTTTCCAACATGTTCCCTTTCTTGAAGCATTTAACAAATCACGCAAAAGCGATCTGCAGAGTGCTGGAAAGGTGCATATTGAGCCGCTTTCTATTTATTCTGCACAGATTAAAAATCTCGATGAGCTCAAAGAAAATGATGCCATCCTCATCCCCAATGATCCCAGCAATCTGGCACGTGCATTAATCTTGCTAGATAGCCTCAATGTGATTAAACTCAAAGATCCCAGCAATCTCAATACCACAGAGCAAGACATCATAGAAAATCCCAAAAATCTAAAGATCGTGCCCCTAGAAGCCGCGCTGCTAGCAGACAATCTCCATGACAAAAAAGCTAGAGCGATTGTGATCAATGGGAATTATGCCCTGCAAAAAGGTCTCAAAGATCCTATCGCACAGGAAGGAGAGAAGTCTCCCTACGCCAATGTGATCGCCACACAAAAGAAGAATGTCAACAGTCCAAAGATCCAGGCACTCCTCAAGGCACTGCATAGCAAAGATACAAGAGATTTTATCTTGAAACAATACAAGGGCGAAGTCATCCCTGTATTCTAA
- a CDS encoding GNAT family N-acetyltransferase: MTIQTFSLQSLAQLQDFYAKRIADNPLGFIQRLDLLPSICDFVHELRKNGGEFWEVSDDGKLIGICGLAHIDKMQAQLCKFHIAAPYQGLGLGKRLYGVVEQYALSKGYAKISLHVSKTQIKACKLYEKLGFLRLREEDCIVSLGQETLVFPTIFMEKILS, from the coding sequence ATGACCATCCAAACATTCTCCCTTCAATCCCTTGCTCAATTACAAGACTTTTATGCCAAGCGCATCGCAGACAATCCTTTGGGATTCATCCAGCGATTGGATCTCCTGCCTAGCATTTGTGATTTTGTCCATGAGCTGCGCAAAAATGGCGGGGAATTTTGGGAGGTGAGTGATGATGGGAAGCTGATAGGGATCTGCGGGCTTGCTCACATTGACAAAATGCAAGCACAGCTTTGCAAATTCCACATAGCCGCCCCCTATCAAGGCCTAGGACTTGGCAAAAGGCTCTATGGGGTTGTGGAGCAATACGCACTTTCCAAGGGCTATGCAAAGATCTCTCTTCATGTGAGCAAAACTCAAATCAAGGCATGCAAACTCTATGAAAAACTAGGCTTTTTGCGCTTGAGAGAGGAGGATTGCATCGTGAGCTTGGGTCAGGAGACTTTAGTATTTCCCACGATTTTCATGGAAAAAATCTTGTCTTGA
- a CDS encoding phosphomannomutase/phosphoglucomutase, whose product MSIFREYDIRGIFGKDLTRNHVFAIGVFVGQRILSQGQRIVFVGFDARVHSQELLEWLGAGLEHGGVDVVEIGMVPTPVAYFCTYHEIDGICATSSIMITGSHNPPEYNGFKITIDRKPFYGSQIQSLRQEIESSNLVAIPRSRDRVCVDALSQYVAFLSTHFQSLENFPYAIALDYGNGVAGLGMERILENLGIHHQSLYANPDGTFPNHHPDPSEEKNLKDLKDLMRTQDLPIGLAFDGDGDRIALLTQNHHFKGDELGILFAKQIAQNKPNPLIIGEVKCSQVMYDAINAFGKGLMYKTGHSNLKVKLKELGADLAVEMSGHIFFHDRYYGYDDATYAGLRALELFAKKSPKELEDVIAQLPKVYATPEEKIPTTEEEKFEKIASLHQRLKNPPLGFPKIVEIIAIDGVRVVFEKGWGLVRASNTTPVLVTRFEAENEALAMEYKKALLKLLES is encoded by the coding sequence ATGAGTATTTTTCGAGAATATGACATTCGGGGCATCTTTGGAAAAGATTTGACAAGGAATCACGTTTTTGCCATTGGGGTTTTTGTGGGGCAGAGAATCCTCTCCCAGGGACAAAGAATTGTTTTTGTAGGTTTTGATGCGCGCGTGCATAGCCAGGAACTTTTGGAGTGGCTGGGTGCAGGGCTTGAGCATGGCGGGGTGGATGTAGTAGAGATTGGCATGGTCCCCACACCTGTGGCATATTTTTGCACCTATCATGAGATTGATGGGATTTGTGCTACAAGCTCCATTATGATTACAGGCTCTCACAACCCACCAGAGTACAATGGCTTCAAGATTACCATTGATCGTAAGCCCTTTTATGGAAGCCAAATCCAAAGCCTGCGCCAAGAGATAGAATCAAGCAATCTTGTTGCCATTCCTAGGAGTAGGGATAGGGTTTGTGTGGATGCGCTGAGCCAATATGTGGCATTTTTGAGCACGCATTTTCAAAGTCTTGAAAATTTCCCCTATGCAATCGCGCTAGATTATGGCAATGGCGTAGCGGGCTTGGGAATGGAGAGGATTTTGGAAAATCTAGGCATCCATCATCAAAGCCTCTATGCCAATCCTGATGGAACTTTTCCCAATCATCATCCTGACCCCAGTGAAGAAAAAAACCTAAAAGATCTCAAGGATTTGATGCGCACTCAGGATTTGCCCATTGGTCTTGCCTTTGATGGGGATGGGGATAGGATTGCGCTACTGACGCAAAATCATCATTTCAAGGGCGATGAATTGGGCATTTTGTTTGCCAAACAAATCGCACAAAATAAGCCAAATCCCCTCATTATCGGCGAGGTGAAATGCTCTCAAGTGATGTATGATGCCATCAATGCATTTGGCAAGGGTCTCATGTACAAAACTGGCCATAGCAATCTAAAGGTCAAGCTCAAGGAATTGGGCGCGGATTTGGCCGTGGAGATGAGCGGGCATATTTTCTTTCATGATCGTTATTATGGCTATGATGATGCCACTTATGCGGGGCTAAGGGCACTAGAGCTATTTGCCAAAAAGTCTCCCAAAGAGCTGGAGGATGTTATTGCGCAATTACCCAAGGTCTATGCCACTCCAGAGGAAAAAATTCCCACCACAGAGGAGGAGAAATTTGAAAAAATCGCCTCCTTGCACCAAAGGCTAAAAAATCCACCCCTAGGATTTCCTAAAATCGTAGAGATTATTGCTATTGATGGGGTGCGGGTGGTCTTTGAAAAGGGTTGGGGATTGGTGCGAGCGAGCAATACTACACCCGTGCTTGTCACAAGATTTGAAGCCGAAAATGAAGCCCTGGCGATGGAATACAAAAAGGCATTGCTCAAGCTCTTGGAATCTTAG